From Rhinopithecus roxellana isolate Shanxi Qingling chromosome 17, ASM756505v1, whole genome shotgun sequence, one genomic window encodes:
- the ETAA1 gene encoding ewing's tumor-associated antigen 1 isoform X1 → MSRRRKHDDSPSPKKTPHKTAAAECGSVVEPGRRRLRSARGSWPCGAREGPPGPVRQREQPPTAALCSKSNPEDRYETPKRVLKMDLLSSSFSSPNDPDGQNDIFWDQNSPLTKQLGKGRKKQIYTTDSDEISHIVNRIAPQDEKPTTSSMLDMWIGETAIPCTPSVVKGKSRAKISCTKLKTQNQEEELMKLAKQFDKNMEELDVIQEQNKSNYDFTQMISETEILSNHKDNTQMQSLHNIVPEIDNATKKKPIKGNTKMSMADNQNSSQKPFDQTAEAAFNALFDGSTQKCSGQLSQELPEAFWSTSNTTFVKTNALKEEKIITNETLVIEKLSNKTPRSLSSQVDTPIMTKSCVTSSTKKPETSKRYIDAFTTSDFEDDWENLLGNEPFAMQNVDMPELFPSKTAQVTGQKEICTFNSKTVKNMSRANTNPDARLGDSEVLQDLSSKTCDRELIGAEYRFSPNPNKSNKLSSTRNKMKFENSSNKIVIQDKIQDCILTSNLTKIKEDILTKSTVYASEKKSAFNTRYSNEQKNKCILNQAVKAPVNTDLFGSANLGNETSVSNPNQTSASKLGSFFDDWNDPSFANEIIKACHQLDNTWEADDVDDDLLYQACDDIERLTQQQDIRKDSKTSESICEINNNSEHGAKNMFTISKQGSNLVQSKHLNPDSASVQTSLTNSSQTDKPMKMEKGEMYGNSPRFLGATNLTMYSKISNCQINNLHVPCTNTDVPIRVNSSKLVISGSSSVTSDNMNTEIATYKKKLSTKQLCHKSITDESQSNRNKTVGFSKFTFTRMKNSQILSQFNQNCITGSVSDTKITQGVEKKKSVNPLLEEAVGQQSLVKFSESSKQSSKEEEERNRKCSPEEIQRKRQEALVRRMAKARASSVNAAPTSFL, encoded by the exons ATGAGTCGGCGACGGAAACATGATGACAGCCCTAGCCCGAAGAAAACGCCGCACAAAACCGCGGCGGCTGAGTGCGGCTCGGTGGTCGAGCCAGGGAGGAGGCGGCTGAGGTCGGCCCGCGGTTCGTGGCCCTGCGGGGCTAGAGAGGGGCCTCCCGGGCCAGTGCGGCAGCGAGAGCAGCCTCCAACAGCCGCCTTGTGCAGTAAAAGTAACCCCGAGG ACAGGTATGAAACACCAAAGAGAGTGCTGAAAATGGACTTACTGTCATCTTCCTTCAGTTCTCCTAATGATCCAGATGGACAGAATGATATCTTTTGGGATCAGAATTCTCCATTGACAAAGCAGTTAG gtaaaggaagaaaaaaacagatttatacCACAGATAGTGATGAGATTTCACATATTGTTAATCGTATTGCTCCTCAG GATGAAAAACCAACAACAAGTTCTATGCTGGACATGTGGATTGGTGAAACTGCTATTCCTTGTACTCCCAGTGTAGTGAAAGGAAAATCAAGAGCAAAAATCAGCTGCACAAA gttaaaaacacaaaatcaagaAGAAGAACTTATGAAACTGGCTAAACAATTTGATAAAAATATGGAAGAGCTAGATGTGATTCAAGAGCAAAACAAGAGTAATTATGATTTTACCCAGATGATTTCAGAAACAGAGATTTTAAGTAATCATAAAGATAATACACAGATGCAGTCATTACATAATATAGTTCCTGAAATAGATAATGCTACAAAAAAGAAGCCAATCAAAGGAAACACCAAGATGTCTATGGCAGATAATCAAAATAGCAGTCAGAAGCCATTTGACCAAACTGCTGAAGCAGCCTTTAATGCTCTTTTTGATGGTTCTACTCAGAAGTGTAGCGGACAGTTAAGCCAAGAACTGCCAGAGGCTTTTTGGAGCACCAGTAATACTACCTTTGTAAAGACAAATGctttgaaagaggagaaaatcATTACTAATGAAACTCTGGTCATTGAAAAACTGTCAAATAAAACCCCACGATCACTTTCTTCTCAAGTAGATACACCCATAATGACAAAATCATGTGTGACTTCCAGTACTAAGAAGCCAGAAACTTCTAAGAGGTACATTGATGCATTTACTACCAGTGATTTTGAGGATGATTGGGAAAACTTACTAGGTAATGAACCTTTTGCTATGCAAAATGTCGACATGCCTGAACTCTTCCCTTCTAAAACAGCCCAGGTTACTGGTCAAAAGGAAATTTGTACCTTTAAtagtaaaactgttaaaaatatgtCAAGAGCAAATACAAATCCAGATGCCAGGTTAGGAGATTCAGAAGTATTACAAGATCTTTCTTCAAAGACATGTGACAGAGAATTAATAGGTGCAGAATATAGATTTTCACCAAATCCAAATAAATCAAACAAATTATCATCcactagaaataaaatgaaatttgagaACTCTTCCAATAAAATTGTTATTCAAGACAAAATTCAAGATTGTATACTTACATCTAATCtgacaaaaataaaggaagatatTCTTACTAAATCTACTGTATATGCTTCCGAAAAGAAGTCAGCTTTCAACACAAGATATTCTAATGAGCAGAAAAATAAGTGCATTTTAAATCAGGCTGTGAAAGCCCCCGTTAATACTGATCTTTTTGGCTCTGCAAATCTAGGCAATGAAACCAGTGTTAGTAACCCAAATCAGACTAGTGCATCAAAATTAGGTTCTTTCTTTGATGATTGGAATGATCCCTCATTTGCCAATGAAATTATTAAAGCATGTCATCAATTAGATAATACCTGGGAAGCAGATGATGTAGATGATGATTTGTTGTACCAAGCATGTGATGATATTGAAAGACTAACTCAGCAACAAGACATTAGAAAGGACAGTAAGACATCAGAAAGTATATGTGAGATCAATAATAATTCCGAACATGGAGCCAAAAACATGTTTACTATATCTAAACAAGGAAGTAATTTGGTACAATCAAAGCATTTGAATCCAGATAGCGCTTCAGTGCAGACTTCTTTGACAAATAGCTCACAAACAGATAAGCCAATGAAAATGGAGAAAGGGGAAATGTATGGAAATTCTCCAAGATTTTTAGGTGCCACAAATTTGACTATGTATTCTAAGATCTCAAACTGTCAGATAAATAATCTGCATGTGCCTTGTACTAACACTGATGTTCCAATACGAGTGAATAGTTCCAAATTGGTTATTTCGGGAAGTTCAAGTGTAACTTCAGATAATATGAATACAGAAATTGCTACTTACAAGAAGAAACTGAGTACTAAGCAGCTATGCCATAAGAGTATAACAGATGAATCTCAGAGCAACCGTAACAAAACAGTTGGATTTTCAAAGTTTACATTTACAAGGATGAAAAATTCTCAGATTCTTTCTCAGTTTAATCAAAATTGTATAACTGGAAGTGTGTCTGATACCAAAATTACACagggtgtggagaaaaagaaaagtgtcaaCCCATTGCTGGAGGAAGCTGTTGGACAGCAATCTTTGGTGAAATTTTCTGAATCTTCGAAACAATCTTCAAAAG aggaagaagagagaaatagaaagtgTTCTCCtgaagaaattcagagaaaaagacaagaagCGCTAGTTCGGAGAATGGCTAAAGCTCGAGCCTCATCTGTAAATGCAGCTCCCACTTCATTTCTTTAA
- the ETAA1 gene encoding ewing's tumor-associated antigen 1 isoform X2, whose product MDLLSSSFSSPNDPDGQNDIFWDQNSPLTKQLGKGRKKQIYTTDSDEISHIVNRIAPQDEKPTTSSMLDMWIGETAIPCTPSVVKGKSRAKISCTKLKTQNQEEELMKLAKQFDKNMEELDVIQEQNKSNYDFTQMISETEILSNHKDNTQMQSLHNIVPEIDNATKKKPIKGNTKMSMADNQNSSQKPFDQTAEAAFNALFDGSTQKCSGQLSQELPEAFWSTSNTTFVKTNALKEEKIITNETLVIEKLSNKTPRSLSSQVDTPIMTKSCVTSSTKKPETSKRYIDAFTTSDFEDDWENLLGNEPFAMQNVDMPELFPSKTAQVTGQKEICTFNSKTVKNMSRANTNPDARLGDSEVLQDLSSKTCDRELIGAEYRFSPNPNKSNKLSSTRNKMKFENSSNKIVIQDKIQDCILTSNLTKIKEDILTKSTVYASEKKSAFNTRYSNEQKNKCILNQAVKAPVNTDLFGSANLGNETSVSNPNQTSASKLGSFFDDWNDPSFANEIIKACHQLDNTWEADDVDDDLLYQACDDIERLTQQQDIRKDSKTSESICEINNNSEHGAKNMFTISKQGSNLVQSKHLNPDSASVQTSLTNSSQTDKPMKMEKGEMYGNSPRFLGATNLTMYSKISNCQINNLHVPCTNTDVPIRVNSSKLVISGSSSVTSDNMNTEIATYKKKLSTKQLCHKSITDESQSNRNKTVGFSKFTFTRMKNSQILSQFNQNCITGSVSDTKITQGVEKKKSVNPLLEEAVGQQSLVKFSESSKQSSKEEEERNRKCSPEEIQRKRQEALVRRMAKARASSVNAAPTSFL is encoded by the exons ATGGACTTACTGTCATCTTCCTTCAGTTCTCCTAATGATCCAGATGGACAGAATGATATCTTTTGGGATCAGAATTCTCCATTGACAAAGCAGTTAG gtaaaggaagaaaaaaacagatttatacCACAGATAGTGATGAGATTTCACATATTGTTAATCGTATTGCTCCTCAG GATGAAAAACCAACAACAAGTTCTATGCTGGACATGTGGATTGGTGAAACTGCTATTCCTTGTACTCCCAGTGTAGTGAAAGGAAAATCAAGAGCAAAAATCAGCTGCACAAA gttaaaaacacaaaatcaagaAGAAGAACTTATGAAACTGGCTAAACAATTTGATAAAAATATGGAAGAGCTAGATGTGATTCAAGAGCAAAACAAGAGTAATTATGATTTTACCCAGATGATTTCAGAAACAGAGATTTTAAGTAATCATAAAGATAATACACAGATGCAGTCATTACATAATATAGTTCCTGAAATAGATAATGCTACAAAAAAGAAGCCAATCAAAGGAAACACCAAGATGTCTATGGCAGATAATCAAAATAGCAGTCAGAAGCCATTTGACCAAACTGCTGAAGCAGCCTTTAATGCTCTTTTTGATGGTTCTACTCAGAAGTGTAGCGGACAGTTAAGCCAAGAACTGCCAGAGGCTTTTTGGAGCACCAGTAATACTACCTTTGTAAAGACAAATGctttgaaagaggagaaaatcATTACTAATGAAACTCTGGTCATTGAAAAACTGTCAAATAAAACCCCACGATCACTTTCTTCTCAAGTAGATACACCCATAATGACAAAATCATGTGTGACTTCCAGTACTAAGAAGCCAGAAACTTCTAAGAGGTACATTGATGCATTTACTACCAGTGATTTTGAGGATGATTGGGAAAACTTACTAGGTAATGAACCTTTTGCTATGCAAAATGTCGACATGCCTGAACTCTTCCCTTCTAAAACAGCCCAGGTTACTGGTCAAAAGGAAATTTGTACCTTTAAtagtaaaactgttaaaaatatgtCAAGAGCAAATACAAATCCAGATGCCAGGTTAGGAGATTCAGAAGTATTACAAGATCTTTCTTCAAAGACATGTGACAGAGAATTAATAGGTGCAGAATATAGATTTTCACCAAATCCAAATAAATCAAACAAATTATCATCcactagaaataaaatgaaatttgagaACTCTTCCAATAAAATTGTTATTCAAGACAAAATTCAAGATTGTATACTTACATCTAATCtgacaaaaataaaggaagatatTCTTACTAAATCTACTGTATATGCTTCCGAAAAGAAGTCAGCTTTCAACACAAGATATTCTAATGAGCAGAAAAATAAGTGCATTTTAAATCAGGCTGTGAAAGCCCCCGTTAATACTGATCTTTTTGGCTCTGCAAATCTAGGCAATGAAACCAGTGTTAGTAACCCAAATCAGACTAGTGCATCAAAATTAGGTTCTTTCTTTGATGATTGGAATGATCCCTCATTTGCCAATGAAATTATTAAAGCATGTCATCAATTAGATAATACCTGGGAAGCAGATGATGTAGATGATGATTTGTTGTACCAAGCATGTGATGATATTGAAAGACTAACTCAGCAACAAGACATTAGAAAGGACAGTAAGACATCAGAAAGTATATGTGAGATCAATAATAATTCCGAACATGGAGCCAAAAACATGTTTACTATATCTAAACAAGGAAGTAATTTGGTACAATCAAAGCATTTGAATCCAGATAGCGCTTCAGTGCAGACTTCTTTGACAAATAGCTCACAAACAGATAAGCCAATGAAAATGGAGAAAGGGGAAATGTATGGAAATTCTCCAAGATTTTTAGGTGCCACAAATTTGACTATGTATTCTAAGATCTCAAACTGTCAGATAAATAATCTGCATGTGCCTTGTACTAACACTGATGTTCCAATACGAGTGAATAGTTCCAAATTGGTTATTTCGGGAAGTTCAAGTGTAACTTCAGATAATATGAATACAGAAATTGCTACTTACAAGAAGAAACTGAGTACTAAGCAGCTATGCCATAAGAGTATAACAGATGAATCTCAGAGCAACCGTAACAAAACAGTTGGATTTTCAAAGTTTACATTTACAAGGATGAAAAATTCTCAGATTCTTTCTCAGTTTAATCAAAATTGTATAACTGGAAGTGTGTCTGATACCAAAATTACACagggtgtggagaaaaagaaaagtgtcaaCCCATTGCTGGAGGAAGCTGTTGGACAGCAATCTTTGGTGAAATTTTCTGAATCTTCGAAACAATCTTCAAAAG aggaagaagagagaaatagaaagtgTTCTCCtgaagaaattcagagaaaaagacaagaagCGCTAGTTCGGAGAATGGCTAAAGCTCGAGCCTCATCTGTAAATGCAGCTCCCACTTCATTTCTTTAA